Genomic window (Methanobrevibacter sp.):
AACTTCAAAGTTTTCATTATACAAATTAAAGAAATATCCAATTAAAAAAGAAGGAAATATAAATAAATGATTAGAAACCCAAATCAAAAATCTTTATTAATCAAACTAAAAATATATAATCTTGTGAATAAAACTTAATTTAATTGAGTGCTGGTAAAATGAGTATTAGTCCCAATCGCATAATGTATCTTGATGAAGTCCGTTCACTTGCTATAATCTTAGTGGTTATTGGACATGTATCCAGACTGTTCTCATACGATTTTTACAGTTGGCTCTTTTGCAGTGGAGTGTTCTCACTTACACGTATAGGGGTTCCCCTCTTCTTTACAGTAAGCGGTTCCCTTCTTCTTACAAGAAAGTATGAAGTCAAGAAGTTTTTGGAAAAAAGATTCAAGCGTGTGTTCCTGCCATTCCTATTCTGGATTATCGTGTACATTATCGTAGGGATACTTGTCTGGCATTATACACCTACACTGACTTATTTTATGGATACTGCCTTTGGTGTGCAGGACTATTCAAGGCCTTTCTGGTTTATATGGTCATTGATTGGAGTCTATCTTCTCATTCCAGTTGTAGGCAGCTTCATTCGTGAAGAGGGAATGAAAGGAGCCGAATATCTAATACTCATAACAATAATTCTTTCAATACTTTATACAATCGGCTTTTTCGATTATCCTCAAATGAAATACAACTTCAGAGTCATCTTCAATTTCTTCCCAGTTCTTGGATACTTCATTATGGGATCCTATATCCACAACAGGAAATTCAATATTTCAGACAAGAAGATGTTTGCAATCGGATGCCTGCTATTCATAATCGGAATAATCGGACACTTTACAAAAATATATCTGAAGGGACTTGGTGGATATGCCTTGACTCCAATAGATTTCTTTGACATCTTTGTAATCCTTGAAACCATAGGGCTCTTCATAGCATTCAAGTATGCAAGCGTTGAATGGATTAGGGAAGGCGCAAAAATGATTAGGGAAAGAAAATTAGGAGAGGTTATTGTCTTGTTCTCCTCATGCAGTTTTGGAATCTACTTCTCACATTATATCCTCATGCAACTCATCATGTATAAGGGATTTTTGGCACCAATCGTAAACACAAATGCATATTTCTGGCTGCCTGCAAGTTCAATCATAATAATAGGATTAAGCTGGCTATTGATTTTTACAATGAGTAAGATTCCTCTTCTTAAAGTTGGAAGCGGAAGAAAATAATCTCATTAATTCTTTTTTTAAAAATAGATCAAAATGGCAAAAAATTAAAAATAGACTATTATATAAAAAATAAAAAAAAGTAACTCCTCCCAATAAGTGGAAAGAGTTTTGGTCAATGTTCTACAGACTGAAGTCCGTGAAGCTTTGGGGTTATTCCACAGTCACACACTTGGCCAAGTTCTTAGGCTTATCCGGATCCAGTTTCCTTATAACAGATACATGATAGCTTAATAACTGTAGCGGAACTATATAGACAAGCGGAGCCAAGATATCATCAACTTCAGGATTGATCAGGAACACATTGTCAGACTCATCAATCAAATCCTTGTCTCCAATTGCACCAATACCTAAAATATCGGCACCTCTTGCCTTAACTTCCTGCAGATTGCTCATGATCTTCTTGTAGTCCTCTCCTGGAGGTGCAACCACCACAACAGGAATGTGCTCATCAATCAATGCGATAGGACCATGCTTAAGCTCACCTGCCGCATATCCTTCAGCATGAATATATGAAATTTCCTTCAATTTCAAAGCTCCCTCCAATGCAATTGGGTATGAGAATCCTCTTCCAATGAAGAATGCATCCTTATCCCTCTTGTATAAATGGGAGATTTCACGGATAATTCCTTGTTTTTTAAGAACCTCATCAATGTAATCTGGAACTTTCTCCAATCTTTTAAGCAAGCCCTCATCATCTGCAAGCAATGCAGAGAATAGGTAAATGGCTATCAATTGACTTACATAGGTCTTGGTAGCTGCAACACCAATTTCAGGTCCTGCCTGAGTTTGGATTACATAATCTGCTCTTCTTGTAGCAGAGCTTCCTCTGACATTTACAATGGCTAAGGTTTTAGATACCTTCTTTGCAGCATCCAATGCCTTCAAGGTGTCTGCAGTTTCACCTGATTGGGAAATGAAAATCACAAGGGTTTGATCATTCAATGCCTTGGCAGAATACTTGAACTCGGAAGCGAGCAAGACCTCGGTAGGAATTCCCACCAATGATTCAATCAGATACTTTCCAGTAAGGGAAGCATGGTAAGATGTTCCGCATGCAACAAAAACGACTCTGTTTATTGTTCCTTTAACTTCATCAACAATAGCTTTAATCTTATCCTTTTCTGCTAAGGTATTCCTGATTGCCACATCCTGCTCATTGATTTCCTTGATCATGAAGTGGTCATATCCTTCCTTTTCAGCCATTTCAGGAGACCAATCCAATACGTCAATCTCCTTTTCAATCACCTTGTCATTGGCACCCTTGAATGTAACACC
Coding sequences:
- the glmS gene encoding glutamine--fructose-6-phosphate transaminase (isomerizing), coding for MCGIVGCVLKNDKVAPILLDSISKLEYRGYDSIGLATACEGRINLKKDAGKIEEVDSKLNFADMPGTYGIAHVRWATHGDPSKENSHPHLNSAGTIAVVHNGIIENYLAIKEDLISEGYEFKSDTDTEVIPHLLDKFMKEGLDLEKAVRKVIGVIEGAYALAAICSDEPNKVVATRKDSPLIVGIGEEEYFVASDSPAILKYTNNISYLEKGEIVILTEDGVTFKGANDKVIEKEIDVLDWSPEMAEKEGYDHFMIKEINEQDVAIRNTLAEKDKIKAIVDEVKGTINRVVFVACGTSYHASLTGKYLIESLVGIPTEVLLASEFKYSAKALNDQTLVIFISQSGETADTLKALDAAKKVSKTLAIVNVRGSSATRRADYVIQTQAGPEIGVAATKTYVSQLIAIYLFSALLADDEGLLKRLEKVPDYIDEVLKKQGIIREISHLYKRDKDAFFIGRGFSYPIALEGALKLKEISYIHAEGYAAGELKHGPIALIDEHIPVVVVAPPGEDYKKIMSNLQEVKARGADILGIGAIGDKDLIDESDNVFLINPEVDDILAPLVYIVPLQLLSYHVSVIRKLDPDKPKNLAKCVTVE
- a CDS encoding acyltransferase family protein, whose translation is MSISPNRIMYLDEVRSLAIILVVIGHVSRLFSYDFYSWLFCSGVFSLTRIGVPLFFTVSGSLLLTRKYEVKKFLEKRFKRVFLPFLFWIIVYIIVGILVWHYTPTLTYFMDTAFGVQDYSRPFWFIWSLIGVYLLIPVVGSFIREEGMKGAEYLILITIILSILYTIGFFDYPQMKYNFRVIFNFFPVLGYFIMGSYIHNRKFNISDKKMFAIGCLLFIIGIIGHFTKIYLKGLGGYALTPIDFFDIFVILETIGLFIAFKYASVEWIREGAKMIRERKLGEVIVLFSSCSFGIYFSHYILMQLIMYKGFLAPIVNTNAYFWLPASSIIIIGLSWLLIFTMSKIPLLKVGSGRK